In the genome of Gloeotrichia echinulata CP02, one region contains:
- the cobA gene encoding uroporphyrinogen-III C-methyltransferase, producing the protein MSKVYLVGGGLGDIEYLTVKAYNLLGQAQVLVYDALVDAQLLQCVPPDCVKLDVGKRGGKPSTPQAEINKLLVNYCLQGKKVVRLKSGDPFIFGRCTSEIEALKASGCDFEIVPGISSAIAAPLLAGIPLTDPVLSRCFAVFTAHEPDALNWEALSRLETLVILMGGQHLPEIIHQLVRHGRSRLTPIAIIRWAGTPRQQIWTAQLSNIQEQTTGLSLSPVVMVIGEVVGLRKYLQPENIYINDSLIATTPDAQTVNTNLRPSPLPLAGKTILVTRSVGQSSQFSDRLTAFGAKVIEMPTLEIGPPSSWQALDDAIANLSDFDWLILTSTNGVDYFFARLIARGQDSRALAAVKIAVVGEKTAQSLQQRNLQPDFIPPNFVADSLVENLSEELVGKKVLFPRVESGGREVLVKELTAKGVEVIEVAAYQSCCPSSIPASAELALKNHEIDIITFASSKTVEFFCQLTSNIFSDNAGVNQSDAVKNYFAGVCIASIGPQTSKTCQNLFGRVDVEAEEYTLDGLTQALIKWELGNRE; encoded by the coding sequence ATGAGTAAGGTTTACCTGGTTGGTGGTGGGTTAGGAGATATAGAATACCTGACAGTAAAAGCGTATAATCTGTTGGGTCAAGCTCAAGTGTTGGTTTATGATGCTCTAGTAGATGCCCAATTATTGCAATGTGTACCACCTGATTGTGTCAAATTGGATGTGGGTAAACGTGGTGGTAAACCCAGTACACCCCAAGCTGAAATTAACAAATTATTGGTCAACTACTGCCTGCAGGGGAAAAAAGTTGTCAGACTAAAATCAGGCGATCCGTTTATTTTTGGGCGCTGTACTTCCGAAATTGAGGCGTTGAAAGCATCTGGTTGTGATTTTGAGATAGTACCAGGAATTTCTTCGGCGATCGCAGCTCCTTTATTAGCCGGAATTCCCCTGACAGATCCGGTTTTGAGTCGCTGTTTTGCGGTGTTTACGGCTCATGAACCAGATGCTTTAAACTGGGAAGCATTGTCACGCTTAGAAACTCTGGTAATTTTGATGGGAGGGCAACATCTGCCAGAGATTATACATCAATTGGTGCGGCATGGGCGATCGCGCCTCACACCCATTGCCATCATCCGTTGGGCAGGCACTCCTCGTCAACAAATTTGGACAGCGCAACTGAGCAATATTCAAGAACAAACCACTGGGTTATCTCTCTCCCCTGTGGTCATGGTAATTGGTGAAGTTGTCGGCTTACGCAAGTACTTACAACCTGAGAATATATATATTAATGATTCTCTCATAGCCACAACTCCTGACGCGCAAACCGTGAATACCAATCTCCGTCCCTCTCCCCTCCCCTTGGCTGGGAAAACTATCCTCGTCACACGTTCAGTGGGACAATCGAGTCAATTTAGCGATCGCCTGACTGCATTTGGCGCTAAAGTAATTGAAATGCCTACCCTAGAAATTGGACCACCTTCGAGTTGGCAAGCTTTGGATGATGCGATCGCTAATTTATCTGACTTCGATTGGTTGATTCTCACCTCGACTAATGGCGTAGACTATTTTTTTGCCAGATTAATCGCCCGTGGTCAAGATTCCCGTGCCTTAGCTGCTGTTAAAATTGCCGTTGTCGGTGAAAAAACTGCCCAAAGTCTTCAACAACGAAATCTCCAACCAGATTTTATTCCCCCCAATTTTGTTGCAGATTCTTTAGTAGAAAATTTAAGCGAAGAATTGGTAGGTAAAAAGGTTTTATTTCCCAGAGTCGAAAGCGGTGGAAGAGAAGTTTTAGTTAAAGAATTAACCGCCAAGGGAGTAGAAGTCATCGAAGTTGCTGCATATCAATCTTGTTGTCCTAGTAGTATTCCAGCATCGGCAGAATTAGCTCTAAAAAACCATGAAATAGATATAATTACTTTTGCCAGTTCTAAAACTGTGGAATTTTTCTGTCAACTTACAAGTAATATCTTCTCAGACAATGCTGGTGTTAATCAATCAGATGCTGTAAAAAATTACTTCGCCGGAGTTTGTATTGCTTCTATCGGTCCGCAAACTTCAAAAACTTGTCAGAATTTATTTGGTCGCGTCGATGTAGAGGCTGAAGAATATACTTTAGATGGTTTAACCCAAGCACTAATCAAATGGGAATTGGGGAATAGGGAATAG